The genomic stretch AATATCCATTTgcatccaattgccttcttgCCCTTCGATCGTTGTGTCAACTTCCACGTCTTGTTCTTCTGAAGagattgcatctcttcttccattgcatctcttcttccattGCATCTTTCCATCTATCATTTTCTGTACTTCGAACTGCTTCAGAAAATGTGGATGGAACATCATCAATAACTGGAAGTGCATAGGCTACCATGTCAACCAAACGAGCAGGTTTATGAATTTCTCGTCTTGCCCTATTGACGGCAATTGACTCTTGCTGCTGTTAAGGTTCTTGGGTTGAAACCTCTTCCTCATCTGACTCCTCTTCTGCCATGGGAGAGTCACTGATGGTGCTATTTGCTGGGCTCACCATTATTTGTTCAAACTCCACCTGTTTCGGCGTACACTCCACCCGTTGCGGAGTACTGCTGGTCCCATCTTGTGTTACCTTATTCAACATGGCAGATTCGTCAAAGGTAACATCCCTGCTGATAATAGTCTTCTTTGCTTCTAGACACCACAAACGGTATCCCTTAACTCTAGCATTAAATCCCATAAAGAGAGCTTTCTTTGCACGTGGATCCAACTTTGATTCATTTACATGATAATATGCAGTAGAACCAAAAATACATAAAGAATCATAATTTGTTGCAGGTTTTCCAGACCATGTCTCTAATGGAGTCTTGCCACCTATTGTAGATGATGGCAAGCGATTAACAAGATGTTGAGTGTATGTCACAGCCTTAGCCCAAAACTTTCTGCCTAACCCAGCATTAGGCAGCATGCAACGTATTTTCTCCGCTAGTGTTTTGTTCATACGCTCTGACACCCCATTCTGCTGCAGTGTTTTTCTAACTGTGAAGTGCCGAACTATGCCACATTCTTGGTATATCTTCTGGAAGGGATCACTCTTGTATTCTCCACCATTGTCTGTTCGGAGGATCTTGATCTTTCTTCCCGTCTGGTTTTCAACCTGAGCTTTCCATTTAAGGAAAATCCTTAGCACCTCATCCTTGCTCTTCATAGTAAACACCCAAACTTTtctggaaaaatcatcaataaaagtgaCAAAATAATACCTGCCACCAAGAGATAGAGTCTTGGGAGGTTCCCATACATCTGAGTGCACataatccaaaatacccttggtaTTATGGATACCAGTGccaaatttcactttttttttgtttttccaaaacacaatgctcacaaaattctaatttacaAACTTTTGTACCTTTCAATAATCCTTGTTTGGCAAAATTTTGCAAGGATTTTTCACCAGTATGTCCCAATCTCATGTGCCACAACTTTGTTGCCTCCGCATCCTTCTTGCTACTGGAAGatgttgttgctgctgctgtCCCAACAACTGTACTACCTTGGTAGTAATACAGATTATTCTTCCTCACTTCTTTCAACATCACAAGTGCTCCCGAAGTTACTTTAAGAATTTCATCTCGCATCTTCACTTCCAAGCCTTTTGACTCCAAGAGCCCCAAGGAGATGAGATTCCTCTTCAAATTCGGCACGTACCGAACATCCTTCAAGATTCTAGTGGATCCATCATGATTATGCAGCTTGATTGAACCTATCCCACCTATTTTACATGGATTGTTATTTCCCATGTACACAACTCCACCATCAAAATCTTCAAATTCAAAGAACCACTCCCGCATGGGAGACATATGGTAGGTACAAGATGAATCCAAAATTCACTCATCTGAATGGGATGTCAAATGTGATACAGccaaagagaaatctgattccgCATCACTTTTGCATTCTGCAACATTTACGCCTTGCGGagctttccctttcttctttaattttggACAGTCTTTCTTCCAGTGCCCTTTTTCACGACAGAAAGCACATTCATCTTTGGCAACTCTGCTTTTCGATTTGGACCTTTCTCTTCTCCCCTTTGATTGGCTTTGTTGACGACCTCTTGCCACTAACGCTTCATCTGCTGTAGCTACTTTATTATTCATTTTATCCTGCTTTCTCAATTCATGACTATACAAAGCAGAACATACAGCATCTAAAGACACATTTTCCTTCCCATGAAGTAATGTAATTTCCAAATGTTCGAATTCATCAAGAAGGGACGACAACAACATCAAAGCCAAATTTTCATCTTCAAAATTTACATCTAAATTTAACAGGTCTGCTACTAACTGATTAAATATAGTGATATGTTCATTCATAGTAGTACCTGGTTGGTAATCGAATCGGAACAATCTTTTCTTCATTAGGAGTTTATTCTGACCACTCTTCTTCAGAAATTTTTCCTCCAATGCCCTCCATAATTTCCATGCAAAAGTTTCGTTCTTGAAAACATACTTTTGCTCTCTGGACAAATACGATCGAATAGTTCCGCATGCCAACCGATTTATGGTACTCTACTCCTTCTCTTCTATGTCatctggtttcttttctttaatggCAATGTCAAGACCCTGCTGGAAAAGGGAATCCTTGACCTCGCCTTGCTACATGCCGAAATGGCTAGTACCGTCAAATGTCTCCACTGCCACCTTCAAACTTGACATTGGAATCCTCGACCATGTGGATGAGGAAGCCGATGCCCCAGATATAATTCTTGACATGGAATTGTCAGATGCCATTACAGACTCAAATAATAGTATTCAATATAACAAACTACAAAAAAGCCAAAGGATGAACcttcggctctgataccacttgttggggaAATCGGGCAATTTCTCACTCAAAAATACAACTAGTGATTAAACCGATTCAGTAATTTCTAGGAAAGATCGTCGAAACAATCTCCTTAGATAAAATTACCATTCCAAGTAAATTCTCAGGAAAGGCTGGAGGGGTCACAAGCAGTCCCACTTAAAATCCAGTCTTTTAGACAGAATTTACGTACACGGTATATTATCACAACTAGATCtgtgtatacataaataatacgtATACACGAATAAGAAAATACCCCCAAATGAATCGTATAAAATACTACAAATAAACCCGACAAATGTAGGcaaatatattgaatactatactacaataaaaaagaaattattaaataagtgcggaataaataaaagagataaggaaagaaCACACCCGAAAAATTGATAACGGAGTTCGACAAATTTTGCCTAATCTCCGAGCACCACTCAAGCAGCCTGCTTTTATAATTTAggagaagaaaaaattacaaaagaattacaaaatcctttttgggtaattcttttgtttttggtacATCAATTGAGAGGCTTGAGAGCTATTAGAGCTATAAAAATAGCTCTCAAGCAACCTCTCAAATGCTAAGCTACCCGATGTGGGACTAAGAAATGTTTGCCAAAAATCAACAAATATGGGCTATTTCAAAGTCAATAATTTAGGCTTTGAATTCAACATTTAGCTGGGAAATTCATGTTATATGTTCAGTATAATCTTTAATTAGTGCTGCATGTTAGTTTTTTTCTTGGTAAAATCTCGACTAATGGGGCTGAAATTGCCATACAAGGACTGCATGATTGTCAGACACTTGCTAGCCTGTCCGATGGAGCACTAGTTGAGATTTTTGTTTAAAACTGGAATTTGATGAGAATTTTTTGCTGGATTTTGAAGTTACATGGTCTTATTGCAATGCTTATATGAATGCATGTCGAGTTTGGTTGATGTTTGATGCattgaataaaattttggtggaGAGATATGGCTGGAAATCCCAGCTTACAACCGAGAATGCTGTTGTGTTTTCTCAAGTTTAGATTTCATCTTGCAACCTAAAATTTATGCATATATTGATCAAAAACATCCCTATTCGTATAGATTTCTGTCTTACTCTGTATAGTGTGGTTGTCCTGATTTGGGAGGAAATGATTGAATCTTAGAGTAAGAAATGGGAGCTGGTCGAGTATGTGGAATTGTTTTGGCAGATTTGGGTTGTTGGGATGATTTTGATTGAATTgctgagtttttcttgaaattttagcTTAGTTTAACCAAAAATGATCTATAACGGAATGATAGTCAAATGTACCTTGAATTTGAGGGagtttaaataagaaaatagCAAACTAAAGGAAGAAACTTGACTACCCATTGCTGGAAAACTGTTTCAAACCATCTTATAATAGTTTTACTTGTGAAACGTCATCCAAAATATAGCATAAAAACCAAGAAAGTTCATAGGAATATTAAGCTACCAATCTTTAGGAAATTTAAATAATAATCtaataaatttacaaatatCTCATGGCCGAGGGTTAACTAGAAGAGAGACCAAGCATCGAGGAGTGAACTCTAACTATTTGGGTGAGTGTTTTCACATTTGTGTGTTTAAATTGCCTATGTGTTACTTAAGTGATGTTTATATGATTTTGCTAGTGCTTTATTGTGAAGTATTTTCAATTATCCCTCACCTTCTAAGTTAGGAGTGTACGTTATCGCACCTGTCTTAGTTTGAGCTTAAAGGTTAATAATTGACCAAGTGTTACTGTAAGTATGCATGATTGTAAGCTGTGTGTGTACTTTACTGCACCAGTTGAACTGGGTCCCAAAACCCTCTATTCATCGAAATATTCGAGCCAACAAAGGGTTTGGTCGGATAGTATGGTAGCTTTGAATAAGTGTATTgttatgctcgagtattaccatggAATAGCAGATTACTAATATGGCCATCTAAGTGACAGAAGTGTTTACTGTTTTGGAGATTATAAGGAGAAGTTCAGCGAAGTGTGTAGTGCATTGAAGTGGCTCTATTTCAAGCACCATATCCTTTTGAAAGTGATTGTTCAGTGAAATGTTCTTTACTTTATTCAATGaagtgttctttttttttttgcttaattttGGTTACGTGTTAAGTGTTTGTTGATTATTGCTTGCTTGGGAAACTTCACTGGGTGTAAGCTCAActctttagtttgtttttcttaacaaagGTTGGAAACACGGAATCAGGGAATAGTGAGTCCATGAGTTGAAGTCTTTGCTTTAAGTAAATTGTCATCCTATTTGTACTTAGTGAATTGATTCAACAACTTGTATTTTAATACGTTTAATTGTACACATAAGTATGGATGACTTGGAATGTTGGATGGTTTGTAATGTTTAATTGTGGTGTTTTAATGCTTACTTTAAAGTTAATGCTATTGATTGGGAGATTTTAAGTGAATCCTCGCGAGAGTTAGGCAAGCGGTCCGTTAAATCTTAAGGTacaccctagggggaggtggagtCGTCACACAACTACTTTTgtaaatatgaaattttatgggaataatttcagaaacctctgaGGTTTCTGATGATTCTGACCACCTCCACCAAGATTTAAAATGTTACATCTCTTGATGTTATGGAAAGATTACAATAATCTTTACAAACTCTACAAATCATAagtgaaaatgagtttaaaagaaaaaatgggaaAACTTATCTCATTAATTTAGAAACTCTAGCCTCATCTTATATATCTAGTATATTATATTCTATTCTTAGTTCCACCAAATAGACATTTTTCTTAACTCTATAAAGAAAGAATTAACCAATATGGACGCATTTGTTAAAAAGGAGTATCTTCATAAATTACcttaccaaaaataaaatgtcCACGTGCCAAAAAAAATGTCTTCAAACATGGTTCAAAATTTCATACAAAGAAATATCTTGAAATTGTTACCTAATAGGCAACGGTCATATTTGATTTCATATCCCATATTGCCCtatttgatttcttttattGTTTAATTAGTTTTACAAATCAAATAGGGCAATATGGGATATTCGTTGAATTTTTTGTGCTTATATGACAAGAGATATATTTTTAATGGGggtttttgtaatttttcaaacctcaGAAAAAGGTGGCTGCAATTGTAAAAAAACTTAGGGGAGGTTTTCAATACTATTccaaatttattcttttttttattgagTTATAAAATTTTAGATATCAATAAATGGAGAAAATAATGGAGAGAAAACTAATTGAGAGGATCCCGACCCATCTAATGACTCCTTGACAATTATCAAGATATCTCCTTATCTTTTTCTATTATCATTATTGTCCATGTTGTTatcaatttaaaaatttttgggttaTCACATCATCCTCACCTAATTGAACCAAACAACTATTTTTCTAGTCTCTTTTCCCATCTTCACCCCAATTCTACCAACCATTTTGCCTACTATATATACTACCTATCACTAGCTCTTTGTAGCATATAAAAGTGATGAAAGTGAATGGCATGCCACATGTGTACAATAGGGAATTGGTCGATGTGccaaatttatttattcttgtttaaatCTTATGATTATTGGCATGGGGGGGAAAAATAAGGAGATCACCAGGAGAAGAAGAGTGCATGTTGGTGGCTCTTTTCTCGCTACTTGTTTCTctcatttttgcttttttctttcttgtctaatttttttttcttttttcttttctctaagTTGAAAATGCAGATAGTGTTGATTCAATTATTTAATTAGGAATAGctgatattttaaaatatttaggATAATTTTGGTGTTGGCATGATTTGAACACTTACCATGCTGTTCTTATTATGTGATCGGTCAACGAAGATGAGTGTTATTCTTAAAACATAGGGGGGTTGATTGTAATTTGGTCAATAGACAAAGGAGGTAAATATAATTAAGCCCTAAAACTTTTTTAGTTTTTCCCGAGTTGATTTCCATTAAAGCCAACTACAGGTTATTTACTTCGACTATACATGCACTTACCAAATTTTAAACATAGACGTTACAAACCAATCtcacctttcttttctttcccaaAAAATAAGTTTAGAAGGGTGAGAAGCACGTTAGAGAGGGAATGCAGAATTAGGATGagaatttgacaaaaatttaaaaaaaattgagaaattaattTGATATTCAAATGGGccattttttatttctaaagTTTGAAAATGTTGCATATTATCTTACTATTTTGATCAATAGATTTGGCAAACATAGATTAAACTATAATTTCTGCACTAATGTGTCCTGAATATATTGTTTGCAAGTTAATTTAATTAATATGCATTGCAAAAGATAGACTTTTGCATGTACACACACAATAGTTGgacgaataaaataaaataaaatctagtTGTGAGATGGAGGGAAATAATGGAAGTATTGGAATCCAACATGCAATATTTTTCAAACGGTtccaataaaaatggaaaacaCAGATGTAAATAATTTTCTCTTTGAAAAAGTCAAGAACGGTGCTTATAAATAATGTCATGTTTTGTGCTCACAGGACCATTGCCCACCTTGGGCTCTGCATAATTCTCGCtcatataactaactaataaacaACCAAACTACCAGTCTTCCAATCACCTTATCTTTCCTCTACCTATCAATCCTCTCATTTGAAATCATTTGTCTCTTTCCTTCCTATACACGACAAGAAGTCCTCAAGCAGTCATCAACATTGTTACCAACAAGGTATTAACTCTTCGCTCAAGGAAAGGTAAtaactcttcctttttctttgctcTTGCATTGTGTCTGTGTATTGGTTGTAAAGCTTACTATCTTGTCCAATTCttgatttgtttaatttttgttcAAATTATTCTAGTGCCTATGTATATAcgtaaatggaaaaaaattaataagaaTTTGGTTGCTAAATTCAATGTTTTTCTCCTAAGTACTAGTATGCAAATCAAGTTTAACCAGGATAGACAGATACACTGCTACCTGTACAATGAAGTTTTGCTAATTGAAGGACCAATCCATCTATTTGTGATTAAAAAATGcaactttcttggttagaaTGTGCCAAAGCTGATCCTAGGATTTTGATTTCATGTTTGGCTGCAGTTGGGATATTTGGGTTTTGAAGCAGAAATCCTATTTCAAAAACACAAATTATGGCAGAATGCTTCAATGTTGTCATATGTAAAATGCCATCCTGATCTATCTAATACATGAAAGAGAACCATCCATCAGCCACTTTGATTGAGTAAAGTAGAAAAATTATTTGTATCCATCTTAGGCTGACAAAAATTCAGCAGTAACTTTGAATTGATTATGTACAAGTCTTTGAATTGCTATGACCGGCTACTCAAACAGCCAAGCATAATTTTCATGATCATTTGGATTCAAGTTCTATGAGAATAAGTTTAGTTTTTTCACAGAGAATTTGGTTCTATAAGCTTTTAAAATCTTTGGGTGTTTTCCCATTTTCCCTTACATATAGTTCACAATAGCGCAAACATCCCACAACCCCGTAGATAAGTTCAAATTTGCATATTGGGGTAGGTATTAAGATGATGTCATGAATTTGTATTTCTATTTATTTGTCCCTGTTTTCATTGTTGAATTTGcttagttttttatttatttattttttaactctttctttcttcacGTACATCCGTGCATAAACATATCCATCTCAAGAATGTTCCATTTGCAAATAATTATGCAAAGGTTcaaaagttatttttcaatttgctaGGTAGAGATGGCAACAAGGGTAAAAGAAGGCTTGGTAGGTAAGGAAAAAAGGGGAATTTCTCCATCTTCTAAGAAAAGTCCCAGCACTTCAAAAGAGCCTTCTCCTAATAAAAGACATGATTCAACTACTTCAGAAAGAAGCGTTCCAAACTATCTTAAGCCAACCATAAGTTCAGCTCTTGATGCTTCTAGGTCTCATGTCAAGAAGCATCCTCCCAGTGAGTCTGCACAGAAGGCAACCCTTGCTAGAAGAAGATCCTTTGACAAGCCCCTCCCACCATCTCATGTACAAAAAACACGAATTTCTCCTAATCCTAGGGAAAGAAATATTAGATCCTCCTCTTTTGGTGTTAAGACAACCACTACTTCACAAAAATCCCCATCAGATAGATTATCAAAGGTACCAAAATCTGATGGTAGAGAGCACTCCCTGCATCCAAGACCAAAGAATGTGAAAACAAGCAACATAACTATAAAGAACCAAGAAACTCAGGGTAGTACTTTTTCAGTAAAGCCACCAACTGAAAGACCTCATGGTACAGTTGATACTCCAGTTGTGGTTGATTTTCCACAAGTAGCTGAACATCAAGAAGAAGATCTGGGTTCAACaattaatgaaattgatgaagacATTCTAAATGtgggaaaagaaaatgtaagTGTAACAGATGAATTTCTGGTCCTTGAAGATAAGATACATTCCAATGTGACAAAATATGAACCAGAAAGCTATGAACTTCAGGAATTCAAGATGATTGAGTCGTCCTCAATTTTGAAAGACCAAGATGCAAACATTGGTGCTAGACTTGAAGAACCAGAAGATGAATTACAGGTTGGAGAAATTACTAGCAATCAATCAAAAATACTAGAACATCCACATgataaagaggaaaaaaatatCAACAATCAAGACgaaaatgttgaagaaggccctAAAGTTGAGGCCCCAAAGATGGAAGGAGAAAATACCAAAGAGGATACTATTGCTGCTCAAACCTTtgatgaaaaggaagaaagtAGTGATGGAAGCCTAGTTCTTGACTCACAGCATGAAACAGATTCTGCAAAGGATGTTGCCAAAGAAGTGAAGAAAGGTCCTGAAAGGGAAACAACAAAACCAGAAGTGATTCAAGGGAAAAATGATTCAGCGCCATTATCCAACAATGTGATAGAGGTGACTGCAAGCAAGCTTCGAGAACAAAGGAAGAACAAGGTGAAAGCCTTAGCTGGTGCTTTTGAAACTGTCATATCATTACAAGACAACAAGTGATGCTGAATGATTTTCCTAATATATATGGTATGTAAACTAGTTAATCTtgcccaaaaaaagaaaatcatttttTCATGGAGATTCAAACTCATGAAATGCATAGTTATAGGTGAAGATCTTTCTAAAACATGATGACTTCTCTATAGAGGGAGTCTGCATCATTGCCTAATTCATTCAGGCAATCTAAAAACAATGCCTTGTGTTCCCTGAACAAATGTTTTATTGTAAAAGTTTACATTTCTCTTCAATTGTATTTTACATTTTAGCTATCTTCTATTGTAATGTTGTAGTACTCCTCAGTCATTTACCAAAAGCAATAAAATCGACCCAGATGTGTGTAGGAGTGTAGTCAATCACTATGGCAGTTGTTAAATAGTTAGTTTCACATCTATAAAATatctaaattttatttttcaggCACTATTTGGTTATTAGTTTTGCTACTTATAAAGGAACATAATGATTATtcttgattggttagaattccTTTATTGGATTGGTTACCATTTTGGACATTTACTAGCAGGAGAGTAGTATGAGTATAGCATTTCATACAATCTGTAACTAAAAATGTGTATAGATGAAGACGGTATCACATACACTTGGTCTAAAATACTAAAAATGTTCTTTGCCCTAACTATTGAAAAGATTCATAATGTTGAtataattaaaatgaaaaatggataTTGGAAGTGTAAAAAGCATTTGGTTTTATGTAGCACTAATAAAGATTATTACTTAGCAATGGATCATATGAAAgattacttaaatatttttgctAATATCTTATTGAGGAAATAGGTACGTCTCGTAACAGGAAATTCCTcaatattttgaatttaaaaaaaattatgcctTCTGATGCAAAGCGTCAAGAGAGGATCAAAAGTTTAATGCAGGAGATTAAGAATATCTAAATAAGACATGAAACTGAATAGGAATGCATGCATCTAGGTTTTAAAGCAAGCATGTTCCAGAATATCACATCTTTTCTGAAGTGAATAAAGGTCAACTATTTTTTAACATAAGTAAacttgcaatgaaaattggaaacATTTCATGAAACTCAGGAGTAAAAAAGATCCAGGTTTTCATTACCGCTGGAAAATTGTAGAAGAAAAGTATACTTCAACCATCGTAAAGAAGTTAGTGGTGTGGCACAACTATGGATAGcaattttgaataaagaaaaaagatatgAATAGTTGTAgataaattttcattaatagTGACATTTTTATTAAGAATTAGATATGTAATTATGGTTTTATTTATGTTAGAAAAATAAGGGAATCAGATAATTCACTTTTGATTCATCTTCATGAAgcttgaaaagaaaaaactcaGCAATAGACCTCGATTGCTCAGAAGATTTTAGGCTTGGAGGTTGATGCTGAGAAGATCAAGGTAACTTCTAGTAGCAAGACGTCAGAATTGGTGTGGGGAATTTTTTGGGCAAGTGATGGCCACAAGAGAGGGGAGCTTTTCATGGCAATGGGAGTGGGTAGAAGAGACTAAATGCACgactggagggataaggaaaaggTAGGAATCAAGAATAAAGATTATTCAAAACCACATAGGTTacatatttgcaacttgagatATTTAAGAACCACGAGCAATATTGccttttatattaaaaaattacaaaagtcatTCTGTAACCCATACTACAAGCTATTTCTCATTTCCCCTCGATTGTGTTTAGAGAACAACTCATATTTTAATGTAGTTTCTCACGAGCAATCAAAACATAGTCTATTATATGGAATGCATCCAATATGCCCTACTTTGAGAAGGGCAGACgaaaattatgatattttgatcaaaagtgTCTCTCTCAAAAGTTTACATGGAATTTCTACTCAAACAAAATTCTTTACCTTTGGTCTGTGATGAAGCTTGAGAAAGTCTAAGTAAACTTTCTCTAGTTAAAACTCCAACTGCCCTCAAGTTTGAGCCATAAGACAAACTATTCAATTCATTATGCCTTACAATTATGACCATTTAGTGCCTCTTTTCCAACATCAAATCAATTGCATGACCAATAGATGTTGAAGTAAAAACATATGGAGGTGGACTTCCCACCAGACTTGAAAGTGGAGCATCTAACtgcacaagaaaaaaaaaaaaaaaaaaaaaaaaagaaatccttCAGTGAAGCCGCACGGGAACCGGTTCACCAAgctaaagaaaagcaaaataaGGGAAAAACATTGTCAATATAAATGGATTAGTAGATTGATAGATTGATACACAAGAATGATAAAATTATCATTTCTTGAGGAGAAAACACTAATTCAAGTATAAAATCTTTTAGTGCATCATCTGGAGTGTTTCTAGCTGATGGCATTCATTTTCTCTTTTAGTGGCATACGTCTTAAATTATGATATGTAAACAATACTAACAGATTATATTGTCCTTCATTGGCGTACATCGTAAAATAACTCAAGATAGCATTATCATTACTATTATAAAAGTATAGTGAGTCTTGGTGCTTTGGAGTGTAAGCACAATATTGTCTTAGGTTTTGTACCTCCTATTATGCACTTCTTCTTTTATTATGTAATTTATTATATTTCATTTATAGTGGCAATTATCAATATACGATCACATCCCATCATATTTGTATTATAACAATTATACACATGAAAAACTTCCTAACCAAAGCTCTTTACCTACTCATGGTTAGTCAATAATATTAATACTATAGAAATAGGTTTAAAATTACAAATACCAAGAAAATACacatcaaaataaaagaataaaaattaaaaatcaaattaaaagaaaaggaaaaaaactacaaacaagataaaagaaaagaataagaaaGGATAAACTCATCACCTTtgctaataaaattttaattactctataaaaataaacaataaattAGGAATAATTGTGGTGGAATATTTACATCTAATAATTAATGAACATAGCACTTCCATCATATTTGTATTATAACAATTATCGCGGCTCGCGGAGGCTAATTTGGGGTCGGCGGATCCCCCTCAGGATCTCAATCTTCATGTGGAGGctgcttaattgcatgcttcCTTTGCCCAGACATTTTGCAGCCTTTTGGATTCCACCTACCCTCTAAGTGCCCTTTCTGCGCCAATGAAGAGATGCTGCAGCACAGCTTTGTCGAGTGTCGGATGGCTCGCCAAGTTTGGGAGAGGTTTGACCATGGGCTGACTATTCACATGGCAGCTTCGGACTCTCTTACACAGAAACTACAAGGATGGTGGATACTCTCAGCCGGGAGATCGCTCAAGGCCTCTTTAGCTCACTTCCTTTGCTGATATGTTGGGAACTATGGAAGGTGAGAAACAAGGCTGTACACGAGAACATTGTGGCATCTCCAACCCAACTCTGCCACCAAGTTTCTTGGTCGCTAAACGTCATTGGTATCTTGGTTCAAAGTCGTGGTCGCAGTCCAGACCATTCCACATCGGTCTCAGCATATCAGTCGCGGGCTCGGTGAGAtgcaaatttttaaaatattgaatattctaaaaattgtaaaaaatatgataaacaaaaataatttaaaaataacaaaaaataaaaataaaaattcgagtTGACTCGGGGCGACTCGACCATTTTTATCTGTCTCGAAAATATCTCGGACGAGTTCTCGACGATTCATTATCTCGGAATTATCTCGTTCCGGTATCAGATCGAAAAACTCCGTTCtagtgacgactcggccgagtcgtctcggTCACGTccgagtctttgaaccatgaTTGGTACAGCTTACCCTTTTGCCCTTTC from Coffea eugenioides isolate CCC68of chromosome 8, Ceug_1.0, whole genome shotgun sequence encodes the following:
- the LOC113780411 gene encoding uncharacterized protein LOC113780411, coding for MATRVKEGLVGKEKRGISPSSKKSPSTSKEPSPNKRHDSTTSERSVPNYLKPTISSALDASRSHVKKHPPSESAQKATLARRRSFDKPLPPSHVQKTRISPNPRERNIRSSSFGVKTTTTSQKSPSDRLSKVPKSDGREHSLHPRPKNVKTSNITIKNQETQGSTFSVKPPTERPHGTVDTPVVVDFPQVAEHQEEDLGSTINEIDEDILNVGKENVSVTDEFLVLEDKIHSNVTKYEPESYELQEFKMIESSSILKDQDANIGARLEEPEDELQVGEITSNQSKILEHPHDKEEKNINNQDENVEEGPKVEAPKMEGENTKEDTIAAQTFDEKEESSDGSLVLDSQHETDSAKDVAKEVKKGPERETTKPEVIQGKNDSAPLSNNVIEVTASKLREQRKNKVKALAGAFETVISLQDNK